In Bacillus sp. S3, the sequence TACATTGGCAGCCACGATATTTATTGCTGTTCTTAGCCAGGAACTGGCAAAGTTTTATAAAAAGCCCGTGATAATTTTCAGTGTCGCGGGGATCATTCCACTGGTTCCGGGCGGTATGGCCTATAATGCCATGCGCCACTTTGTCGTAAATGACTACATTGCGGCATTAGCAATGGCAGCAAAAGTATTCATGATTGCCGGCTCAATTGCCTTCGGGCTAGTCTTTTCAGAAGTCATCAATCAAGTGATCCGAAAAATTAATCAAAATAAGGTCCGAACAAAAAAACCTCTTTTAGTTAAACGCTAAAAGAGGTTTTTTCTTAAGAATATATTAAGGAAAAACAAGTAGTCTGATTTGGTAATCATTTTCCTTTCATCCTGTTTGATATGATTATATAATAGGATATTAATAGTATCCTGCAAATATACTACAAGGAATGGTATACATATCTATGAAAAAATTGTTGACGATCATAATTATTTTATTTATATCATTTATTGGAGCAAAAACAATTGTTGCAGGCAGATTTAACTGGCAGACGGTTGTTCAAATAAAGGAATCGGTCCAAACCAAGACAAATGAAGTTGTTACTCAACTTAACGGAAAAGTGCAAAAAGTAAACGATGCCGTACTTTCGGATGAAGTTAAACCTTCAGGGGAAGCCCCAA encodes:
- a CDS encoding threonine/serine exporter family protein; translated protein: MITSFIATSAFGIIFNAPKKTLLKCGLIGMGGWMVYYLLEGFFDNPILATLAATIFIAVLSQELAKFYKKPVIIFSVAGIIPLVPGGMAYNAMRHFVVNDYIAALAMAAKVFMIAGSIAFGLVFSEVINQVIRKINQNKVRTKKPLLVKR